CGGACGTTGGGGCGTCGGCCCCGACCCCGTCCACGGCCCCGGCCGCCCCAGGGGCCGCCGTGTCCGTGCTCGCCGTGGCCGTGCGGGCCGGGCGGGACCGGCGGGAAGCCGAACCCACGCATCCGGGCCTCGTGCATCTGGTGGTGCTGTCGATGGAACCTCATCGGGTTCTCCCTCTCTTCGTACTGTCGCTGATGCATCAACGATATATCGCCAATGCATCGCCGACAAGTGGCCCTTTACAAACCGTACGTACGTCTTGTTAAGGTGTCGGTCATGCGCCTGCTTCCCCCACCGGGCCCGGCCCGGGTCCTCACCGTCGGCACCCTGGTCAAGACCGTCGGGCGTGGCCTGTGGCTCGTCGCCAGCGCGCTCTTCCTGACCCGGTCGGTCGGCCTGTCGGCGACCCAGGTGGGCATCGGCCTGACCATCTCGGCCCTCGTCGGCGTGCTGGCCAGCACACCCAGTGGCTACCTGGCCGACCGGGTCGGCCCGCGCGGCGTACAGGTCGGCGCGTTGTTCGCCGCCGGCACCCTCACCATCGGCCTCATCGCTGTCCGGTCGTTCCCCACCTTCGTGCTGGTGGGAGCCGCCACGGCGCTCGCCGACGCGGTGGAGCGCGGTGCGCGGGGCGCGCTGATCGCCGGGGCGATCCCGGCCGACCAGCGGGTACGCACCCGCGCCTACCTCCGGGCCACCACCAACGTCGGGATCTCCGTCGGCGCGGTCCTCGGCGGCTTTGCCATCGCCGCCGACACCCGCACCGGGTACGTCGCGCTGATCCTGGCCGCGGCGGCGGCGTCGCTGGCCGCAGCGGTGGTCTTCATCCGACTGCCCAGCATCGCCCCGGTCGCCGCCCCCGCGCACGGCCCTCGACTGGTCGCCCTGCGGGACCGCCCGTTCCTTGCCTTCACCCTGGTCGACGGGCTGATGTCCATGCACTTCAGCCTGCTCACCATCGCCCTGCCGCTGTGGATCGCCGGGCACACCCGGGCGCCCATCTGGATGATCTCCGCGTTGACGCTGGTCAACACCGTGCTGGTGGTGCTCTTGCAGGTCCGCGCCGCGGGCACCGCCGCCACCCTGCCCGGAGCCGCCCGTGCCGCCCGTCGAGCGGGGGTGGCCATCGCCCTGGCCTGCGTACTCTTCGCCGCCAGCGGTGCACTGCCCACGGCCGGTGCCATCGGCCTGCTTGCCTGCGGTTCGGTCGCCCACGTGACCGGGGAGCTGTGGCACTCCGCCGCCGGTTGGGGGATCTCCTTCGGCCTCGCGCCAGCGGACGCCCAGGGCCAGTACCAGGGGGCGTACGGCATGGGCTACGAACTGGGCAAGATGCTCGCGCCGGTGGTGGTGACCACCCTCGCGCTGGGCTGGGGCGTACCGGGCTGGTTCGTGCTCGGTGGCCTGTTCCTCCTGCTCGGGGCACTGGTGCCACCGGTCGTCCGGTGGGCTGGTCGAACCCGGCCGCTCGGTGAGCCGACAGAGCAGGTGCCAGCCTTGTCACTCGACCGGCGGACCGGGGGGTCGATCTGGCAGGCTGGTAGTCGTGCTGACGGTGCCGGTACGCCAACTGGGGGAATCGGAGCGCCGCGCGGTCGAGCGACTACTCGACCATGACCCGTTCGCGGGCGCGCAGGTCGCCGAACGGATCGCCGCGCGCGGCCTCTCGTGGTGGCGGGCCGAGGGCAGAATCCTGGGGTACGGGGCACGACGCAACCTCGAATCGCTGTGCTGGCTCGGCGGCAACCTGACGCCGGTGCTGGCGAGCGACGCCGCGGTGTCCGCCTTCGCGGACCTGCTCGCGGGCGAGGAGCGGTTGTGCTCGTCCATCGTCGGTCGGGCCGACGCAGTGCTCGGGCTGTGGGACCGGCTCTCCGACACCTGGGGGCCAGCGCGAGACGTCCGCCCCAACCAGCCGCTGCTGGTCGCCGACTCCCTGCCACCCGTACCGGCCGACCCGGAGGTACGCCAGGTCCGCTCCGGCGAGGTCGACCGGCTCTTCCCCGCGGCAGTTGCCATGTACACCGAGGAGGTCGGCGTCTCCCCACTGGCCGAGGACGCCGGGCGCAGCTACCGCCGACGGGTCAACGACCTGGTCCGCGCCGGTCGGGCGTACGCCCGCCTCGTCGACGGCAAGGTCGTGTTCAAGGCCGAGCTGGCCGTGGTGACCAAGCGGACGGCGCAGGTCCAGGGCGTCTGGGTCGCACCCGAGTGGCGTGGCCGAGGGATCGCCACAGCCGCCATGGCAGCCGTGGTCCGCGACGCGTTGCTGCGGGTCGCCCCCACTGTCAGCCTCTACGTCAACGACTTCAACCTCCCGGCCCGCCGGGTCTACGAACGCTGCGGCTTCCAGCCGGTCGGCACCCTCGCCACGGTCCTCTTCTGACCCTGGCCGGGCGCCCTGTGCCGAGCGCGGGTGCCGCACCGGCCACCGGCACCGGGTGCGGGGCGCCACGTGTGCCGCACTGGACATCGGACGCCGCGTGCTGCGCCGCCTGCCGCCTGCCGCCTGCCGCGTGCCGGGTGCCGCACCGCCCCGCCAGCACCTGGGCCGCGCGGATCTGCCGAGTCCCCGCGGCCCCGGCGCACCCCTGCCGGGTGCCGAGGGGGGCGATCTCTGCCGCTTCGCAGGTAGATCTTGGACAGTTTCCGTTAGCGGCTAACGGAAAGTGTCCAAGGTCTGCCGGGCCTGGTTGTTGGTGTCCTTGTGGTTGTGCGGGATATGCCGCTGGCCGGCACCCCGGGTTGGGGTGCCGGCCAGCGGTCGGGTCGTTCAGTGTTCGTGTTGGTGGGTCAGCTGTTCCAGTACTGGCCGACCAGGTCGGTGGCCTGCTGCTCCCACTGGGCGTAGGCATCCGGGTAGGCGGAGACCTGGACGGTCTGCGCGGCGTCGGTCAGCGCCATGTCCTGCCACCCGTCAACCTGGCGCAGGCCCTTGAGGAACGCGGTCGTCGAGTAGGCCGGGTCGGTGATCTGCTCCGGCGTACCCCAACCACTGGTCGGGCGCTGCTGGAACAGGCCCAGCGAGTCATGGTCATTGGCGTCGCCGAGGTGGCCCAGGTTCTCCAGCTTCGACTCCTGCAGGCTCGTCGCGATCGAGATGACCGCGGCGCGCTCGGGCAGGCCGGCCTTCTTCGTGGCGGCGATGATCGCCTTGACGTTGGCGGTCTGCTCATCGTTGAGGGTGATGTGGGACTGGTCGCCCTGGGGCTTCGGGGCGGCCGACTGCACCGCCACCGCCACCGGCTTGGCATCCACGGGGTTGGCGTGGGCGGCGATCGGGCCGGCGAAGACACCACCGGCGAACGCGAGACCAGCAACAGACAGCATGCTCTTACGGAAGATCGTGTTCATGGGGGTAGCTCCTTCGGGGGTAGGAAACACCCGCACCGCCAATGGGGGTCGGCGACGCAAGGGTGTGAGCACCTCGTCCGGCGCTGCATCAAAATCAAGGGGAAAAGTCTTCGGGGAGATCGGCACCGTCAAGCGGGGGGCTTGTGGGGGCCGGGTCGGCGGCCTGCGAGCGGGGGGCTCGGGCGCCGGGTCCATGTGTAACGACCGGGGGTCGGGGGTCATTCCCCGGTGGGCCCATCCGCCGACGTCCGCTCGTGTGAAGCGGTGGCGGGGTGGTCGCTCGTGGGGACTGCAACGACCGGGGGCCGGGGGTCATTCCGGGGGCCGGGCCATCCCGTCGCACCCGATGGAGCGCGGGTGCTGGGGAGGCTTCAACGATGCGGGCCGGGGCGGCATTCCAACCCCGCGACCAGCTGTTCCAACCCCGGTGGGCGGGGCGGCGAGGCAGTGGTCCTGCGATCGTCAGAGTGTGTAACGACCCCGCCCCGGCCATCATTCCGACCCACCGGTGCGACCGGTCACAGCCAAACGCCCCGAAGGCCGCGAACCTCGTACCGGGGCCATCGGCGCTCTCGCCTTAACCCCTCAGACCGGACAAACCTCGCATCAGTCAGCCGCTGCCCGAGCAGGCCGGGGTCGCACCGTCCCACCGGCCGGGGTGCCGCGCGCCCGGGCACCCATCGGGCACGCACAACCCCCATGCGGGCATGATCCACTCGACTTCACGGAAACCGCGGCATCCGCGACAGGCTGACACCCCGACTTCAATGAAGCCGAGTCGATCATGAGTTCGGCGATGACTGACGCCCTGCTCAGGGCCGGAAATTCGGTTGAATCTACGCGCCGGCGCCGGCAGGCTGAAGTCTCCGCCACCCCACATCCGGAGGACTTTCCATGCGCCTGCTCCGTGATCTGTGGGGCACCTCGGCACGTCGTATGACGGTCGTGGCCGTCCTGATCGTGCTCGGCGCCGCCGGTCAGGCGGGCGCCTCGGCGCTGGCCGGAGCGGTGTTGGTGCATCGTTCGGCCGGCTTCTTCGTCGTGCTGGCCGCGGCGCTGGTCGCCGTGGTGCTCAGCGACCTCGCGGTGAGCCTGCTGATGGCCGGCCTGACCGCCGACTGGTCCGCCGACGTCCGCCGACGGCTCTGCCGGGTCGCCTTCGGGCAGGACCTGCCCACCCTGGAGACCACCCCGGTGGGTGAACTGCTCGACCGCATCGACGGGGACGTCTACCAGGTGGCGTCGGCGATCCGCAACCAGGGCACCCGGCTCGCCCAGGGGCTGTGCGTCGGCCTGTTGTCGATGGTCGTGGCGTTGGTCGTGTGGTGGCCGGCCGGTGTCGCGATGCTGCTGCTCACTGTGGTGCTCGCAGTCAGTCTGCGCCGGCCCACGGCGCGGATCGCCCCGGCCCGGATGGCTGAGGAGGAGGCGTGGTCCGACCTGGCCGCCGTGATGGAGGAGGCGGTGCACGGCCAGGACGACGTACGGACCAGCCTGGCCCGCCCGTACGTGCTGCGGCTGTACGCAAGGCGGGCCGCCGCCGTGCTGTCCCGGGGCGGCCTGGTCTGGGTGTTGTCCGCGCGGGTGGCCGCCGCCGCGACCGCGACGATCCGGGCTGGCATCGGCGCGGTGGTGCTCGGCGGGGCCTGGGCGTTGACCACCGACCGGATCGACGCCGCCCGGCTCACCGCCATCTGGCTGCTCGCCCTGGCCTTCGGTGCCACCGCGGAACACGTCAGCCGGATGGTGCCGGAAATCCAGGAGGCTCTCGGCGCGTGGGCCCGGGTGCAGTTGCTGCACAAGGCACGGCAGGAGCCCGTCGGCGGCGCCAGCCCGACCGAGGGTGACCTGCGCATCCGCGACCTGACCTTCGGATACCAGGTGAGTGGCCCGGAGGGTGGCCGGGGGGCCGCGCTGCGCGGGCTCAGCCTCACCTTTGCGCGTGGACGCTCGTACGCGCTGATCGGGCGGACCGGTTCGGGTAAGTCGACGCTCGCGAAGGTGCTCACCAGGGCTGTCGACGTGCCGTCGGGCACTGTCTTCCTCGGCGGCACCGACCTGTGTGACCTCGACGTCGAGCAGTTGCGCCGCTGGGTGGCACTGGTGCCGCAACGTACCGAGATCGTGGCCGGCACCCTCGCGGAGAACGTGGCGCTCTACGACCCCGAGCTGCTCGACGCCGCGGCCCAGGCACTGAACGAGCTGGGCCTGGCCGGCTGGATCGCCGAGTTGCCGGACGGGTTGGCGACCCGGCTGGGGGAGGGCGGGCACGTGCTCTCCGCCGGCCAGGAGCAGCTGGTGGCGTTCGCCCGGATCCTGGTCCGGGACCCGCATGTGGTGATCCTCGACGAGGCCACCGCACGTCTGGATCCTGTCACCGAGGCGCGGGTGCAGCGGGCCACCGAACGACTGCTGCGCGACCGGATCGGCATCGTCATCGCCCACCGGCTCTCCTCGGTGCGCCGCTGCGACGAGGTGGTCGTGCTGGCCGACGGCGCGGTGGTCGAGGCGGGCCCGTTGGAGACGTCGACGCGCTTCGCCGAACTGCTGGCGACCAGTCACGCGGCCGCGTACGCCGCAGTGGCACCGGCCGGCCGCGCCGGCGCCGGCGCCGGCACCGACCTGCTGGTCGGCCCCGACCCGGCCGACGCCTGGCCGAGCGAGCCGACCACCGAGCCGGTCGAGAGGGCCGGGCAGGTCGAGAAGGCCGAGCCGGTTGAGAAGGCCGGGCAGGTCGAGTCGGTCGAGAAGGCCGGGCCGACGCGGGCCGACCCGCCACCGCTGCCTCCCGTGCCGCCGGCCCGGACGCTGCGGGAGATCATCCGACTCTGCACCAACGATCCCCGGTACGGGCTGGCGGCGATCGGGTTGTTCCTCGGGCTCAGCCTGCTGGGGCTGGACGGCCCGGTGCTGCCCTGGCTCTGGGCCGACCTGGTCGACGGGACCGGCAACCCGTACCTGCCGGCGATCGGGATCGTGGCCGGGCTGCTGGTCACCATGCCGCTGCCGTACTACACCCACGTCTGGTTCCCCCAGTGGTGGGTGCGGCAGATGCTGCGTATCGGCCTGCGCCTGGTGCACGGCCAGACCGGGGCGCGCCGGGTCAGCTCGCATACCCCGGCGGAGGTCGTGGCGCAGGGCGGTGACACCGAGCGGGTGGTCCAGCTCGCCGACAACGTGCTGGACCAGGGCGTCGCGCTGGTCCTGGTGGTCGCCATGACGGCGGTCACCGGGAGCGTCGTACCGGGGCTGTTCTTCCTCGGCACGATGGTGGTCTCCGGGCTGGCCGCGACGTTGTTCGGGCCGAAACTCGAACGCGCGGCCCGGGCGACGGTGGCGGCGCGGGCCGCCTTCGCCACGGCGCTGGTCTCCGCGCTCTCCGCGGCGCGGACGGTGAAGCTCGCCGGCGCGACCACGGCGGTGCTGCGTCACCTGGCGGGCCTGGACGTGCTGCGCAGCGACCGGCAGCGGCGGGAGATCTCGGTGCAGGTGTGGGCGCGTTCCACGCCGTCGGTGGCCAGCGGGCTGTTGCCGATCGGCGCGTGGGCGCTCTACCTGAGCGGCTCGCTCTCCGCCGGGGCGGTGCTGGTGGCCGTCTCCACGCTGGGCGCGGCGCGCTGGTTCGCCTGGACCACCGCGTCGTTGATCTCCCAGCTACCCTCGGCGCGGGTCTGGACGCGGCGCACGGCGGCGATGACCGGAGTGAGCGCGTACTCCGCTGGGGTTTCGGCTGTCGACCTGGCCGCCGGGACGGCGCCCGCGCCCACGCCACCACCCCGGCATCCGCTGCGCTGCCTGGAGCTGCGCGGCTTCGGGGTGGTGCATTCCGACGGTACGGTGGCCGTCCGGGACGTCGACCTGAGCGTGCAGCGTGGGCAGTTGGTGCTGGTCGTCGGGCCGGTGGGGTCGGGCAAGTCCTCGTTGCTGCGGGCGCTGGCCGGGATCGTGCACCACACCGGTGAGCTGGCCTGGAACGGTGACCCGGTCACCGAGCCGGAGCTGTTCCTGCGCCCCAACCAGGTCGGTTACGTCGGCCAGTTGCCTCGGGTGCTGTCCGGCACTGTCGCCGACAACATCGCGCTCGGGCACGAGGTGGATGCGGCCGGGGCGGTCAGCACCGCACAGCTCGACCACGACCTGGCCGCCGCTGGCGGTGGGCTCGGTCTGCTCATCGGGCACAAGGGCACCCGGCTGTCCGGCGGCCAGTTGCAACGGTTGGCGCTGGCCCGTGCGCTGGCCCCGCGTACCGAACTGCTGGTCGCCGACGACGTGTCGTCGGCGCTGGACGTCACGACCGAGCTGGCGCTGTGGCAGGCGTTGCGCGACCACGGGGTGAC
This portion of the Micromonospora zamorensis genome encodes:
- a CDS encoding MFS transporter, with amino-acid sequence MRLLPPPGPARVLTVGTLVKTVGRGLWLVASALFLTRSVGLSATQVGIGLTISALVGVLASTPSGYLADRVGPRGVQVGALFAAGTLTIGLIAVRSFPTFVLVGAATALADAVERGARGALIAGAIPADQRVRTRAYLRATTNVGISVGAVLGGFAIAADTRTGYVALILAAAAASLAAAVVFIRLPSIAPVAAPAHGPRLVALRDRPFLAFTLVDGLMSMHFSLLTIALPLWIAGHTRAPIWMISALTLVNTVLVVLLQVRAAGTAATLPGAARAARRAGVAIALACVLFAASGALPTAGAIGLLACGSVAHVTGELWHSAAGWGISFGLAPADAQGQYQGAYGMGYELGKMLAPVVVTTLALGWGVPGWFVLGGLFLLLGALVPPVVRWAGRTRPLGEPTEQVPALSLDRRTGGSIWQAGSRADGAGTPTGGIGAPRGRATTRP
- a CDS encoding DUF4081 domain-containing GNAT family N-acetyltransferase, whose translation is MLTVPVRQLGESERRAVERLLDHDPFAGAQVAERIAARGLSWWRAEGRILGYGARRNLESLCWLGGNLTPVLASDAAVSAFADLLAGEERLCSSIVGRADAVLGLWDRLSDTWGPARDVRPNQPLLVADSLPPVPADPEVRQVRSGEVDRLFPAAVAMYTEEVGVSPLAEDAGRSYRRRVNDLVRAGRAYARLVDGKVVFKAELAVVTKRTAQVQGVWVAPEWRGRGIATAAMAAVVRDALLRVAPTVSLYVNDFNLPARRVYERCGFQPVGTLATVLF
- a CDS encoding ABC transporter ATP-binding protein, encoding MRLLRDLWGTSARRMTVVAVLIVLGAAGQAGASALAGAVLVHRSAGFFVVLAAALVAVVLSDLAVSLLMAGLTADWSADVRRRLCRVAFGQDLPTLETTPVGELLDRIDGDVYQVASAIRNQGTRLAQGLCVGLLSMVVALVVWWPAGVAMLLLTVVLAVSLRRPTARIAPARMAEEEAWSDLAAVMEEAVHGQDDVRTSLARPYVLRLYARRAAAVLSRGGLVWVLSARVAAAATATIRAGIGAVVLGGAWALTTDRIDAARLTAIWLLALAFGATAEHVSRMVPEIQEALGAWARVQLLHKARQEPVGGASPTEGDLRIRDLTFGYQVSGPEGGRGAALRGLSLTFARGRSYALIGRTGSGKSTLAKVLTRAVDVPSGTVFLGGTDLCDLDVEQLRRWVALVPQRTEIVAGTLAENVALYDPELLDAAAQALNELGLAGWIAELPDGLATRLGEGGHVLSAGQEQLVAFARILVRDPHVVILDEATARLDPVTEARVQRATERLLRDRIGIVIAHRLSSVRRCDEVVVLADGAVVEAGPLETSTRFAELLATSHAAAYAAVAPAGRAGAGAGTDLLVGPDPADAWPSEPTTEPVERAGQVEKAEPVEKAGQVESVEKAGPTRADPPPLPPVPPARTLREIIRLCTNDPRYGLAAIGLFLGLSLLGLDGPVLPWLWADLVDGTGNPYLPAIGIVAGLLVTMPLPYYTHVWFPQWWVRQMLRIGLRLVHGQTGARRVSSHTPAEVVAQGGDTERVVQLADNVLDQGVALVLVVAMTAVTGSVVPGLFFLGTMVVSGLAATLFGPKLERAARATVAARAAFATALVSALSAARTVKLAGATTAVLRHLAGLDVLRSDRQRREISVQVWARSTPSVASGLLPIGAWALYLSGSLSAGAVLVAVSTLGAARWFAWTTASLISQLPSARVWTRRTAAMTGVSAYSAGVSAVDLAAGTAPAPTPPPRHPLRCLELRGFGVVHSDGTVAVRDVDLSVQRGQLVLVVGPVGSGKSSLLRALAGIVHHTGELAWNGDPVTEPELFLRPNQVGYVGQLPRVLSGTVADNIALGHEVDAAGAVSTAQLDHDLAAAGGGLGLLIGHKGTRLSGGQLQRLALARALAPRTELLVADDVSSALDVTTELALWQALRDHGVTVVGSTAKRAALVRADHVVVLLGGQVAAQGTWQDLEGRWSHLAG